TTCTATTGCTTTTGTCGGCCCCAGTTCGGCactcacacaacaacaacaaaaatccgtATCACACGCAGCCGGGCTCTACATTAGCTTGTTGATCGTTAATGGTGCTAATGTGTCCGAACGGTTAAATCTACTCCACCAGTCCACACTAGTTTGaatttctctctttccctaTCGCTagcttaaaacacacacacacgcacgaaacTGCACCGAATAGCGGAATGCGAATTTCGCAAACAACTTCCGTCGAGCGATTTCGTTCAATTGGGTGTGCATCGCGAAATCTTGTCACTTTCACTTGCCGGCCCACTGTTGAGGATCGTGATCGTCGCTCGATTAGCCATCGGAAGCGGCAAGGGAAAGGctagcacaaacaaacaacaaagccATTGAATCATAAGAAGCCCAAGATGCGCCTCGAAGcgggatctttttttttttggggggggggggggggggggaagtgaTTTATTGGCACTGCGCGGTTCGCAATACAATCGCCACCGGTGTGTTTGAATGATCTTACCGAGTGGTAAGTGGCAAAAAGGGGGAACCGAAGAAAGCTTCAAGCCCGATCGTTATTGCAGTTCTTTCAATGCAAGCCAATTCTCGTAAAATACGTTCGCCGCCACTCCACTCCCGAACGACGCTTTCTACACATTAGCAAAGAGTAGCTCAGCACACCGATGCTTGCGATCTACAGTGAGGATCATAATTTAAGCTACAGTGGTTTCGGGGTGGGAAAAACTTTACTTTCAAATTAATCTGAAACCAGCATGCACAAAAGCTGCGTCCATAAACTCTACGACACGATATGAAAAAAGTTTTCATCCAAACAAACTGTTTGCGGAAGTGTAGCAAACAGACGACCTTCTTTTCTAAATTGCTAGCTCTCACCCCGTGCTGCTAACTCGATCCCGTGCTTCTACTGCTGCTACGGCTGCTTCTGCTACTGCTgatactactactattactgcCGACTATTTATGAGGATTTGAAATTGTATCTTTTCCGACGCCGAGTCGCCCCGAAGATGGGCCGGGCGCTCGATTAAGGGatgggaaaactttttccgTTTGCTGCCGTCACAGGGATACACATGTGGCGAGGCCGAGAAGCCAGCGCtgatgaagcagcagcaaagctaACCATCCCACACGGGTTTGCGGTTTTAACTTTACACCACACCCCGTCGGGTGTAACTTAAGTCTTTTGCTTTGGTCCCTTTTTCCACGGGGTGCGACCAGGATGACCGAAGGTACGATCAAACGTCCTCCAGCCGGGCAAGACAATCCCCGAGATAGTGCGTTGTTATAATTTGTACCTATATTGCTAACTTTTTCGCTCAGCGCTCGTTTATTCGACCCCGTAGGAGGTTCAGGATGTCGTGATAAAGTTGGCGTTGCTTTGGCTTGGCTTTGACTACTCTTGCAATTGAAGATGACAAGCTGTATCATTACTGGTGCCACCAGACTTGCCGATATGAGATATTCTCCGATATGAGCAGTACGTTTGAAAACTTTCCGTCGAAGAATTCATCGGCAGCGCTTCCAACAAGGCCTCATTATAGCACTCGCGTACTTGGCAGTACTTACCGCGTGATCTAGATCTAGGCTGTCCGTTGCAGGCACCGTTGCGTTCTGCCGACTTCCTGGTTACGCTGGGGCTGTTCTAACATAACGGGCCGTCGGGTTTGCTGCGAGACAATCTCTGCTAAGATACACGTTGGCCAATCTCAGTAACGGAGCAACGGCGAAGACGTCCGCAGGTCGAACGGACGAATGAACGGTGTTTCATTTCTTTGttgttatggttttttttctctctctctctgtgtgtcgTAAATTCCTGCCCCTTTCACACTGCAAGCAGCTCCGAGCAACGTATCGAAGACCTATCGCCGGTTGTGTTGTGTCTTATCCATTTCGTTTTCTTCCATCTGATTTTCCATACCACGgataagctttttttttgcgcgctcTTGCGTCTTTGGCATGCGGCGTTGACTTTCTTCTGGCAATCGGCGCACTGGTACGTTCCAGCCCGTACGTAAACAGACACCACATGGGTATGCAGGGCCACGCAGGGCCGCCGGATACGTTGGCGACCACGTAAATCACTGCATTTTCTGCACTCGTCGGAATGCCCtccaaaggggggggggggggtgcaagcGCCCAGTTTCGCTGAGCCGATCGACGACCCACCCAAAGCTGAGACTTCCCTCGTTCCCCCACTTTGGAAAGCTTGGTTGGTTCGAAACTAATTTGCATCAGAACGTTCGAGCATTCGGTGGAAACTAATTTCGAACCAAATCCCTTTACCGTACGAACAGCCGATTCGTGGACGACCATGCAGGAAGGAGACCAGCTTtgccaacaaaacaaatcacatacacacatacacgcaagcacgcacaccaaacatacacacaatcggaaagagaaagagagagtggtGGCAAGGGCACGCACAACCATAAACGACCACGCTATGAGGGAAAAGTTCAATATCCGGTTTGGCTCCGGTCGGTACTAGGTTAGTGACACGCGCGAAGTTGGAAGTTTTGGCGCGCGCGAAACATCATTCACAAGCGAATTGGAAACACGTGCACCGCTTCGTTAAGGATGGGGGAGCCATTCAATGGGGAAAGCTATTATCGTACGCTCGAATAAAGCGTGTATCGTGTTTTGGAATGTTTCGCAACGATCGGAAATGCAGGAAAAGCAATTTCGAAACAATTCCATAAGTGACACTAACTAACGCACCCGCCCCAAAACACTCGAATCGTTTGCAGTGGGATCCGTATCCCGTTAGCATGTCAGCGTTTATTGACGTTCCCACCGGCCGTTCTTGAGTCCAGGGttccagcaccaccagcaacacACGTCACTCGCACTTGCTTCCTTCCCTCGCTATAACCGGATTGTCgatcggcagcagcaacagcaggttGGTTTTCATACCGAAAAAGGGCGAAGCCTGTCACTACCAAAAACACACCCGAAATCGCACAATCGGTCCacctttttgtttcgcttctaCCATCATCTCAGCTTCCTTCGACAGTTTGGTCCACAGTTCACGGGCACAAAACGGCCACAAAACTGGTTCTACCGCCACCcaaccgcaacaacaacaacaacgaccacCACAACACTTACAACGCTCGGCTTTCTAAACTAATGCAGGAGAAAACTCGAAACGCACCTCCCGAACGCGGCCACCGTTGCGGTCGTACTGAAAGCGACAATGCGAAGACGAGACGTCGCGCCAGACACAACACCAGAACCAAGAAAGCTGCTCAAGCCTGCTGAACGAACCACCGTGTACCACCTTTTCAAACCTGCCACCGATGACGGTTGGCTAAAGACGAACTGCTTTCGCGCCGCGTGTAGCCATCAGGCCCTGGTCGTGGTCGAGTTTGGAGTTGGATATCGAATCGAGAGAGCGAATGGAGAGAACCGATTAACGCGTGAGCATTTTGTTGGTGTGATGTTTCTCTTACGCGTATTGCACATTTGATTGCAACGGATGAAATAGATACCTTTCTGGGACGAAGATGTTTGGACACAAATTATGTGATTTAAGGATatgaattttgattttaaaagatTGCTTTCATGCCTTCTTTTCACAATAAAAACggggtttaattaaattataaatatgcaaaacgaTATTCAAAATTTATAACGAATAAAGTATGTACAGCACTGTATTGCTCCATCGAGAGCGCTTTACTTTGCTGAGAGATAcacaaacagagagagagtaaaGGGAGAGCTGAATAGATTCGTGGCAGGGTTGTCAAACTACGCTACGTTGCATTCATCGTTCCGATTTGTTAGctaatttgcaaaaaacaaaaatatttatttatttattatgttttgtagCAGcgcttacaaatatttttaCTATTCACGATGTCTAAATGGTGATATTACCGCATCATTATTTTGTGATTAGCCACTACCACTGTGTAAATCCTACACACAGCACTCTCAACAAAGCCTTAAAACACTCCTCAAGCTATCTCTGCCCCTGTTCCAAACAATGTCTCGAACAACTTCGAAACAAATTTGAAAGCTAAAACAAAAGTAACCCAGCGGGACGTCGTGGCGCGACAAAACGGCCCCGAAACACGTACAATCCGTTGCAAAAATTGAAGCCAAACGAGTGGAAATTTTTAATACCCAGCAAGGAACTTTATCATCTACCAACGGTGAAGCTCTTACCAGCTCCCAAGCTggtctctccctctctccctcccgCAGTTCATCTTCACATTGTTCCTTGTCAGCGCGAAGCGACTGAAacttatgtttatgtttcatAACCAAGAAAACATCCCCATGGCTTGAGCCGGCTGGCTGTTGATCTAGTGGGGGAACTTTTCCCCAAAAGCTGTCGAACACAACGAACCGCTGGTCTGGGCTGGGTGAAGCGGAAGGACGTATGGTGCCGACGTCGAACCGAACCGTTAGGGCAACGAAATCACTGTTCAATTCAATAAAGTTATCGGGTGCGGTACGAGACCCAAATCCCCCGAGCACATTCAGCTACAGCATCAAGAGATTCTTCCCAAAGAATGGTACCGCTCCGGTCCGTAATGAGATGGTTGGGAAAAGTTTGGCGAAGAAAGCTCACGCCATGGCATGAATGTGTAGTTGGCAGCGGTGTGACGTGTTGATTGACGCACATGCTATTCGTTCGGATTTAACAACCGCCGGGAACGCTTCATGGTCAAGGCTGCTGGGTAGTAGGCTGCCACAAAATTAATTACCGGTTGCATTAAAAAGGTAATGTCCCTTTTTTTACATACCACATCCATCGTCGTGACATTgtaaatttccttccacgttTCAAGCCAACATTCACCATCCAATCGACCGCGACCTAAAAGTTACAGTACACAGCTACATAAAAGTTCTCATAACAATGCGCTTTTGAACCTAAAATCGTTTGTTCGAGTTGCGTTTTATTCACTCTGCAATAACGGTAATGCGTCCCTCAGTTCCGCTAACGATGGGAGTCATCTTTCGTACGTAATGCTCCAGCACGGCAATATCCACCGGACCGATCAGCAGATTGGTAGCCCTCGCAGGAATCATCGTGTACCCGCTGCCACCCTTCCGTATGTACGCACCGGTCGCTACCCGATAGACACGTTCCGGATCTAGCGGTTCGTAGTGAGGCACCGAACAGTAGCGACACCGTAAGCTCACCGACACCACCCGGCTCCCGGCAGGGCGGCGCAAATCGTACGTCACCTTCATGCCAGACATCTGCATCGTGTCCGATGTGCCGTACCGGCTTGCACTATGCTCCAGCACATCGAGCAGATCCCGACCGAGCAGATCAAAGCTATCGATCGTATCCTCAAACGGTACCGCCGTCACAAGATCATCGAACGTGAGATTCCCAGCAAACAGTGACGTTCGCATGCCACCACCGGTATTGAACGCGATCGCCACCTCCGTCCACTGGTCGGGTTTCGGAGCCTTCTGGCCCTCCGTGGCGAAGTAGTCGATGTACCCATCCGTAATAAAGTTCCCAAAGTTACACTCTCCCCGAGCGCAGTCGGGTTTCGCAAGCATTACCGCCGAATAACCGATCTGCCGGTTGGCCTGCACGTTGACCTGCTCCCGCCATGGAGCTAGCTGTGCGAGAACTTCTTCATCCTGCGGTACCGAGCTGTCCAGGAATTCTGGATTTCCTTCCCATTCACGGATGTTACCTTCCTCATCGAAGTAGAGCGTGATACGCCCAACGTACTTCGCGTACGACGCCGCCTGCACAATCAGTGTCGTGCGTCCCTCGGGATGCTCTACCACGATCGGGTACGTATCTTCTGGGTCATCCGGGAACCCATCGGCAGTACCGTTGTACAGGAAGGTGTGTGAATGTCCTCCGACGACCACATCAACATCGGGAAGTTCACGAGCTATGATACGATCGATCTCCAAACCACAGTGTGAAAGCACCACAATGTGCTGAACTCCTTCCTCCTTCAGCCGACCGATCTCCATCCGTAGCTGCTCTACTTCGTCCAGAAATCGGAGTCGCTCCGTCATGCCCATCGTGTTTGTGAGATGATGGATAACACCAACCACACCGATTTTACGCCCACCACGCGCCAGCACTACGCTTTTCGTGTACTTCCCCTGCAGTGTGGGTTCTTCCCGATCGTCGATATTAGTCACTACCACCGGGCTATCGATCACGTCCAGGAATGGCACCAGCCCACCAATACCATGTTCAAACTCGTGGTTCCCGAGTGTCATCACGTCCGCCGGGAGAAGATTCAGAAAGTGTGCGGTCACATTCCAGCGCAGCAGCGAGTACCACAGTGTGCCTTGGAAATTATCACCAGCGTTCAGGTAAATGGGATTGCGATCGGCGTACTCGCGCTGAAGGGATTTGACACGGGAGACAACTCGAGCGTATCCTCCGATACATCGTTCACCCTCGTCCGGTTTGCAGCGCGTCGAAACTGTGTTCGTTTCCTCGAACCGGGCGTGAAAGTCGTTCAGATGGATGATCGTCAGAGGAAACAGCTGCTCACTCACTGAGGGCTGCTTCGCTATAACCACACCGGAAGCGGAGTCTACCGATTGATGCAACACTGTACACCTGCCAACCACGGCCAGAGCGCAGCAGACAGTCAACAACCACGGCAACGAGATCATCGCTCGCACGATTCTCCCGTCCACAACTGACACAACTCGACGATTCCACACAAACAAGTGGACGCGCAGCGTTCGGCAATGTGGTAGGTGATAAGCTCCAATCCCTAGCAATCGCCGCGGgggagaagcaacaaaaaaaaaatgagacTCTCATCAACACGCAGATAACCCGTTTGGGCATACATACTTACACACGAGCGAGCGCACGGGACGCGTCGCGATGCGTCGTTGTTAAGGGGAAGCCGCAAAGACGCGTGTAAACCGTGCGCGGTGTACAGCTCAACTGAGGCTCCCACTTAGTGCGGAAGAGAAGATTAACTAACGAGTCGCGCTTGGAAGATACAGCTCTTTATTACCTATCTTCCGTGCGAGAGAATTGCCTTGGAGAAGCTGCCCTACTGATCGTTGAGTTGAAGAGGAGCACTGAATACGATTCGGCGACTGGTAGAATAATTTATACGCAGGCCCAAACCCATTTTAAGGATAGTTTCGGAGTAATCGATTCGTATTTAGTCCATCAATTATAGCTTTGATAACATCGAAGGCGAAaggaatgcaaatttcctaaATGAATGTATGTGGACTTTAATCACCTTCACTAGGCATGGGGCAAGTTAGACTCATCCATCTCCTAAGCGCTTCCGACCCCGTTCAACCGTTCCACCACCGGTGTTGCATCAATCTGCATTAAAATCGATGTTCACAGCTTATCAGCAACCACATGCAGCCAAAGCGTCTGATACTGAAGAGTTATTAACGTCGGTCACGCTGCTATCACACCTTCTTTTTGGTTCATCAAACCCCCACAATTTAGGTCGTGAGAATGGAAAAACGAACCCCCATTCCTTGAAGTCCCGACAGCATCCAACGTCGGAGAGTGCTGGATCGTCACATTTCATCGTCTCTAATACCTCCACAGGCCCCGTTCTCCACGGTCAATGTTTTTGATTTGCTCTTATCAACACAATTGCCCACACCAGCGCAACCAACACAGACAGAACGAGTCCAGCGGAGTGTCAGTAGTCGTTCGACGCTGGCAAGATGTGGACCGTCCCAGCACTGTTACGCTTCGGGATCTGTTTGACAGTTACGgccgtgtgtggtgtgtgttgtgcggCCGCCTCCGAGCAAGGTGTTCTGATTAGCAAAGCATGGAGGACGGAGAAAAGTGACGATCTGCTCTACCCGCTGACCATCATCCATCTGAACGACTTTCATGCCCGGTTCGAGGAGACGAACACAGTTTCGACGCGCTGCAAACCGGACGAGGGTGAACGATGCATCGGCGGGTATGGGCGGGTTGTTTCCCGCATCAAATCGCTGCAGCAGGAGTACGCCGATCGGAACCCAATCTACCTGAACGCAGGCGATAGCTTCCAGGGCACGATCTGGTACACGCTGCTGAGGTGGAATGTGACTGCCTACTTTCTGAACCTGCTGCCCGCCGATGCCATGACCCTCGGCAACCACGAGTTCGATCACGGTGTGGAGGGACTGGTACCGTTTCTGGGAGCTATCGACAGTCccatgctggttgccaacatCGACGATCGCGAGGAGCCGACGCTACAGGGGAAGTACCAGCGAAGTGTCGTGCTGGAGCGTGGTGGTCGCAAGATCGGAATCATTGGTGTGATACACCACGCGACGGATACGCTCAGCATGACGGACCGGGTCCGCTTCCTGGATGAGGTGCAGTGCATCAATCAGGAGGCGACGGCCCTGAAGCAGCTCGGCGTGGACATTATCGTAGTGCTGTCACACTGTGGCTTCACCATCGATCAGCAGATTGCGCGGGAGTGCCCGGATGTGGACGTCGTTGTCGGAGGTCATTCGCACACCCTGCTGCACACGGGCACTGTGGCCGATTGGCCGGACGTGCCGGCGGGCAGCTATCCGTTCGTGGTGGAGCAAGCTGCCGGCCGCCGGGTGCTGATCGTACAGGCCGGTTCGTTCACCAAGTACCTGGGCCATCTGGTGGTGTACTTTGACGAGCGTGGCGAAGCGGTGCGCTGGGAAGGTAACACCGAGTATCTGGACGAATCATTCCCCAAGGATGAACAGATCGAGCGAGAGCTGGTGCCGTGGCGCACGCAGGTCGATGCGCTTGCCGTACGCCCGGTAGGTGCGTCCAAGGTGTTCCTGTCCAAGCCGGCCTGCCGGACGGGGGAGTGTAACTTCGGCAGCTTCGTTGCGGACGCGTTCGTCGACTACTACGTCGGCCGGGGAGAGGCCGAGCACGAGTGGACGTACGCGGCGATCGGCATCACCAACGACGGTGGCCTCCGGACCTCGCTCGCACCCGGCACGCTGACGTACGAGGATCTGGTGACGGCCATCCCGTACGAAAACACGGTCGATACGTTCGAGCTGCGCGGCCACTATCTGCTCGACGCACTCGAGTACAGTGCCAGCCGGTACGATACGGCCGATGTGCTGCAGTTCGCGGGGCTGCGCGTCGTCTTCAACCTGACGCGCCCTGCCCTGCAGCGCGTCCAGCGTGTGGATGTGCGGTGCCGGGTGTGCCGGATTCCGCGCTACGAACCGCTGGACCTGAACGCTACCTATCGGATTGCGATTGCGGCGTGGATTGGCAGCGGCGGCAACGGTTACACTATGTTCGGGCAGCATCGCACCAACGTGCGCGTGGGCCCACTGGACATTGACGTGTTCGAGCGGTACGTGGCCAAGATGTCGCCCATTATGCAGGGAACGGATGGGCGAATGGTTTTTGTCCGGTGAGCGGCTAAAGACTCCGCACTAAATGGGGTTAAGCGCTAAGCGACGAACTCGGTTAAACGATTTGTTTTCACTTTTAGCAAGAAAATATGAGGgagattaatttaaataaactaAACGATGCGATCATAACAATAAACCATCTACCCGGCTTAATGGCGCTTCAGTTCTGGGTAATTTTCTCTCACCAGGCAAACGGGCACTATGCTGCTGTACGCAAATCTGTTTCGCAATTTTCTTTCCTCACCTTTTGTCAGCGGACAGTTCTTTCATTAATTTCACCCAGCCCACAAGTAGTTTGCACTTTccccaccatcatcatctctAGCACACGATGTGGCTTATGCACATCGCAGCACCGACACCGCGCTCCGGATCACACCGTGACAAACCACGGCGGCAAGTTAGTGCAAGCAACACCACGCTTAACTGATTAGTGCTCGTTAATTTGTGCCGCTTTTCCCTACGGGTGCTACGCCACttactaccacacacacacaaacacacggccAGCAAATTACGATGCAAATACTAGACAGCGGGTAGCATCCGCACACAATGCGCCTTCTTGCTTGCTCCTCCAAAGTCCAATGTGTCAATATTTACAACAGTGAATAGAAGAGCGCGCTGAGGCTACAGAAAGatggaatagaaaaaaaaccctacttAAAATCTGTTCCTAGCACATGGCACTAAAAATCTGCCTGCGCCACCGTTGACCTAAAACGGCGTGGGGAGGGTGGGCTTAATGACGAAAGTAAACGACGGGGACCGGGGGCAGGGCGGCACTTCAAGCACCTGCTTCAAGAACCTGCGCCCAACGGATGAAACGGTCACGCGGAACGACGCCCGTGCTGTGTTGGCACGGCCCATGTGGTTGCGCTAAATGCGGGAAAGCGTGTCGGGGAATTTTCACTCCCCTCccggaccgaccgaccgaacaGGAGAAGTGCATACACATGCATGTCCATGTTTACATACGCGGTGGTGTGACGGTTTAGAAACGGCTGGAACCAACATTCTCGGTCACACTGTCGCCTCGTCACACCGGTGGTGCTTTGTCACAGTAACCAAcactgggtgtgtgtgtgtgtgttctggtATGTCCGGACAGGACGACCACTTTTGCCTGTTGAACAAGCTGCCACGCTTACTTACGGTACGGGCAGGTCTCTTGTTGGAAATTAGGCTAAAATGGGCAACACCGCATAAAAGCTTCCCCAGAGAGACGGACGTCCTTCCCATCTCATCCAGTCCAGTGGCCATGTGGTAgagtttgaaatgaaatgaaaatcccGTGCACACATTCCCAAACAACCATCCGAACGATCCTCTGCTGTCCCATCCTGGAATGGGAGGGTCAAAAATCGCAAACAAACGTCACGCCACGATGATATTGATAAATATCCCGCCCGTCACGTGCCCGCCGGGCAAACCGGGTCCTTACAGCAAAGTCCTGTTACATCGTTCGCTCCACAAATGAAGCAGAAGCATGTAATGTCCGGTTTGCGCCATTGAGAACGAAGCCGCAGGTGGCGAAACTGTCTCTGCCCAACACTTTGGCGGGCTTGCGGAAAAGTGCATATCCGCAACGTTATGACTGCATGGGGTCGCATCAATTTGTTCCCGCTGGATGGACGGATGGATAGGGTTGACCACCCCCCTCCAGTGCCGTGTTTATGCAAACATAAGCAAAGATAAACTTTGTGTCACACGCCATCCGGACGGTCACTGTTGGGAAATGGGCATGAGAAAAACGGACAAGTTTTGAATGGAGGTAGAATTTGTAGATTTTCAAAAAAGCTGGATTCATGTGTCCTTGAAGAATGTAAAAGAGAAATACATAGAAGAATTCGAGTACTTTCTCTGTCCTACAGTTTTACATATAATTTCATTATTTGACCACCAACAGCAACTGCTGTGAATGTCCCCCCCCCCGTTGGTTCTAAccggtttgatttgtttttccaccCTTCCCCTTCAGTGCGGATTGTTCCCCTCCACTGTCCGTGTCCACTGTTTGCAACAAAACCAGTCAAAGGGCACGCGATCAGCCTCAGTAGCTGACCGGTTCCGCTTCCGGTTAGAAGGCTCGAATCGAGAGAAAACGCGAAGTTCTTTAGCCTTTAGTTGGTTTATTCGCGG
This is a stretch of genomic DNA from Anopheles merus strain MAF chromosome 2R, AmerM5.1, whole genome shotgun sequence. It encodes these proteins:
- the LOC121603553 gene encoding apyrase-like; the protein is MISLPWLLTVCCALAVVGRCTVLHQSVDSASGVVIAKQPSVSEQLFPLTIIHLNDFHARFEETNTVSTRCKPDEGERCIGGYARVVSRVKSLQREYADRNPIYLNAGDNFQGTLWYSLLRWNVTAHFLNLLPADVMTLGNHEFEHGIGGLVPFLDVIDSPVVVTNIDDREEPTLQGKYTKSVVLARGGRKIGVVGVIHHLTNTMGMTERLRFLDEVEQLRMEIGRLKEEGVQHIVVLSHCGLEIDRIIARELPDVDVVVGGHSHTFLYNGTADGFPDDPEDTYPIVVEHPEGRTTLIVQAASYAKYVGRITLYFDEEGNIREWEGNPEFLDSSVPQDEEVLAQLAPWREQVNVQANRQIGYSAVMLAKPDCARGECNFGNFITDGYIDYFATEGQKAPKPDQWTEVAIAFNTGGGMRTSLFAGNLTFDDLVTAVPFEDTIDSFDLLGRDLLDVLEHSASRYGTSDTMQMSGMKVTYDLRRPAGSRVVSVSLRCRYCSVPHYEPLDPERVYRVATGAYIRKGGSGYTMIPARATNLLIGPVDIAVLEHYVRKMTPIVSGTEGRITVIAE
- the LOC121603554 gene encoding apyrase-like, which translates into the protein MWTVPALLRFGICLTVTAVCGVCCAAASEQGVLISKAWRTEKSDDLLYPLTIIHLNDFHARFEETNTVSTRCKPDEGERCIGGYGRVVSRIKSLQQEYADRNPIYLNAGDSFQGTIWYTLLRWNVTAYFLNLLPADAMTLGNHEFDHGVEGLVPFLGAIDSPMLVANIDDREEPTLQGKYQRSVVLERGGRKIGIIGVIHHATDTLSMTDRVRFLDEVQCINQEATALKQLGVDIIVVLSHCGFTIDQQIARECPDVDVVVGGHSHTLLHTGTVADWPDVPAGSYPFVVEQAAGRRVLIVQAGSFTKYLGHLVVYFDERGEAVRWEGNTEYLDESFPKDEQIERELVPWRTQVDALAVRPVGASKVFLSKPACRTGECNFGSFVADAFVDYYVGRGEAEHEWTYAAIGITNDGGLRTSLAPGTLTYEDLVTAIPYENTVDTFELRGHYLLDALEYSASRYDTADVLQFAGLRVVFNLTRPALQRVQRVDVRCRVCRIPRYEPLDLNATYRIAIAAWIGSGGNGYTMFGQHRTNVRVGPLDIDVFERYVAKMSPIMQGTDGRMVFVR